In a single window of the Mustelus asterias chromosome 3, sMusAst1.hap1.1, whole genome shotgun sequence genome:
- the LOC144485118 gene encoding uncharacterized protein LOC144485118, whose translation MLSSGSSWHRLAVFAVLCTGLILLWASSHSEAAVYRGLGKCKHKDKIFKPGQKFQRGCDKCYCIEGGYFCVTPMRPTSWPKKCKPVQMDCGYRIVYRSQPEKECRAYSWVG comes from the exons ATGTTGTCCTCAGGCTCTTCCTGGCATCGGCTGGCCGTCTTTGCAGTGCTCTGCACGGGCTTAATCCTGCTCTGGGCGTCCAGCCACTCGGAGGCAGCGGTCTATCGGGGTCTAG GAAAatgcaaacacaaggacaagattTTCAAACCAGGTCAGAAGTTTCAAAGAGGCTGTGACAAGTGTTACTGTATAGAGGGAGGTTACTTCTGTGTCAC ACCAATGAGACCAACCTCGTGGCCTAAGAAATGTAAGCCTGTCCAGATGGATTGTGGTTACCGGATCGTGTATCGCTCTCAGCCAGAAAAAGAGTGCCGTGCATACAGCTGGGTTGGCTGA